The following nucleotide sequence is from Drosophila simulans strain w501 chromosome 3L, Prin_Dsim_3.1, whole genome shotgun sequence.
ctgctgctgtaagtgttgctgttgcaagtgctgctgctgctgctgcaagtgttgttgctgcaattgctgttgctcctcGGCGCGACGTTGAGGTTGCTGCAGCGAAACCCGCTGCACCGGCAGATAGTTCCCTTCATATCGATATTTGGCCAACTCGGCATGTGGAGCGATGGTCCGCTGCTGGTACTGGACACTCTGCTGCGGATACAGGGGCGGAAGGGGCGCGGCAGGAGcgggcagctgctgctgctggtaatCCAAGCCCAAGGGCTGATAACTGGGCCGATAGTTGATCAGCTGAAAGTGCGGCGTCTGCTGCTGGAAGTGAATCGCCGGCGGAGGAGCCGGACTATATCCGCCCacaatgggcgtggcagcggcagcataCTCAAAGCGACGAAGACGCGGTGAATCGTAGTACAATTGTCTGGGATGGTAGAAGACATGTGGTTGCTGCAACAATGCCGGCGAAACGAAAAGCAACAATTGCAGG
It contains:
- the LOC6737321 gene encoding uncharacterized protein LOC6737321 isoform X3, with product MDLPIGKLNGVLKMQMLLLQLLLFVSPALLQQPHVFYHPRQLYYDSPRLRRFEYAAAATPIVGGYSPAPPPAIHFQQQTPHFQLINYRPSYQPLGLDYQQQQLPAPAAPLPPLYPQQSVQYQQRTIAPHAELAKYRYEGNYLSSSSNPHKMSRPNDPGVMPRIWTRMWPKPEVQLTEVPRKPSTFMTFSCALILPIRGVMVTS
- the LOC6737321 gene encoding GATA zinc finger domain-containing protein 10 isoform X1, encoding MDLPIGKLNGVLKMQMLLLQLLLFVSPALLQQPHVFYHPRQLYYDSPRLRRFEYAAAATPIVGGYSPAPPPAIHFQQQTPHFQLINYRPSYQPLGLDYQQQQLPAPAAPLPPLYPQQSVQYQQRTIAPHAELAKYRYEGNYLPVQRVSLQQPQRRAEEQQQLQQQHLQQQQQHLQQQHLQQQQQPQQLYNVPPALFTSDVLHVIPPRIARLQEQQQQPSQNVQTERPRRYAKDLDTDVAETRSSADRSAKETKYFHDIFMRFDPPNSRSHGHVLKHPKAQEKRFESQRGTNRYKGEVIWTDRQGGHGEHRWDMAQGKL
- the LOC6737321 gene encoding GATA zinc finger domain-containing protein 10 isoform X2 — its product is MDLPIGKLNGVLKMQMLLLQLLLFVSPALLQQPHVFYHPRQLYYDSPRLRRFEYAAAATPIVGGYSPAPPPAIHFQQQTPHFQLINYRPSYQPLGLDYQQQQLPAPAAPLPPLYPQQSVQYQQRTIAPHAELAKYRYEGNYLPVQRVSLQQPQRRAEEQQQLQQQHLQQQQQHLQQQHLQQQQQPQQLYNVPPALFTSDVLHVIPPRIARLQEQQQQPSQNVQTERPRRYAKDLDTDVAETRSSADRSAKETKYFHDIFMRFDPPNSRSHGHVLKHPKAQEKRFESQRGTNRYKGETFSLLTTRST